In Vulpes lagopus strain Blue_001 chromosome 20, ASM1834538v1, whole genome shotgun sequence, the DNA window TTAGTCCACAAATTTTCAATTTCTACTACTCTTCTTGTACAAAATAAGACTTtgagaatcaaaacaaaaccagtaaTAACTGTTTGGCTAACCAGACTTACGACAAATGCTTAAAGAGGCTGCTTAGAAAACACAACAATATGTCCACCTTCACTCTTATCACAGTGTTATTTATGACAATGAATTATGATACTGtattatcattaaaatgtatGCTCCTTGAAGGCAtggatttattttctctgatgTGTCCCCAGTGGCTAAAGTAGTATTAGGTATAGGATagggactcaataaatactagttgATTGCATATTATTCAAATTTAACCAAGAACTGGAAGacatagacttaaaaaaaaaaaaagattttatttatttgtgagtgacacagagagagagaggcagagacataggaagagggagaagcaggctcccctcagggagcccgatgtgggactgatcccaggattcctcatgccctgggccaaaggcaggtgttcaaccactgagccacccaggcattctggaCATAGACTTTTAAGTGATCTTATTTCAACATTTAAACAAGAGGTAAGATACATTCACTGTTTGTAGTATGCCCATAAACAGCTAAAATCAAGTAACATATAGAAAGGTAGTCAGATGGAAATCATGCCCTACATTATCAAATGCATTGGATCACCCGTAGTCCTATTGTACCACCTGGTTTTAGCTTTCACAGGGATAGGTTAGCTACTCTGAACCCAGGAGCCTCTGCATCATGACATACTGTGTTATAGGTACATAATACAACTCAACttacacagacacagaaaaaaaataggaactgtTAGGAGACCCACAGGTACATATATTCAAATGGTTCACCTTTAAAAAAggtttaataaagattttaatgagattttttagGAAAAGTAAAGACAGATCTTTGATGCTTTGTTGATATTAAACGGAAGCTGAAgtattgactgatttttttaaggtcCTTCCTAACATTTTGATTCCAGGAAATATAATTACtttataaattcattaattttctgtCAGAAAGAAGCAAATAGGAGAAATGTATGCCCTCAAAACTATATAAAACTACTAAAAGGCAAGACAACTTTCAACTTCTAGCATTTTTTAACCCCAGTGGTGAATAATATAGCAAATCATTGAAAAACCCAATGAAACATATAGAAGGCAAATTAGGCCCTAGTCTTTCATAATTAATATTTCTAGAAGTAGAAAATTAAAGTTTCCAATTAAAAGCACTTACTAGGTTAACTATTACCTatgtaatttttaaggaaaagagctATTTTTAGCTATGATATGAATCTGATTTGACAGAATATATGCTTTTATATTGAGCTTAAGGGCTAATAATCCTATAGAGATATAAgtagtagaaaaataaaactcagtaaaattctgttggtattttgtAACTATGTCaacttaagaaaaattaaatatagggcacttggttggctcagctggtagagcatgtgacttgatcttgggatcaagtttgagctccatgttgggtgcagagattaaataattaaaaaatatctagatGTTAACTGACTCACAAAATGTGCTTTCAAAAACTTCTGaaacaatttctttttgaaatttatttccaaaagtcAGAGACAAAACTTTAAAAGTGACACATTTATACTAAGGATACAtgcttgagaaaaagaaaagaacaggaatacaaaaatagacatagtaaaattttaatgaatacaaTATTCTGATATTCCGGATACAAGTAGAATACCACTAGGTAAGAACTGTATTTACCTTCGAAGTCTAGGATAGTATGGTTGGAGATAAACGAAGGTTTAGGACAGCCACTTTACTATTCACAAGTTAATCAGTGCTGACCAGAAACTAAAGCAATTTATTTTAGGTTAAGAATTTCAATGAAATTATAGGatgaatcttcttttttaatgaatatgtttTAAGGTGATCTGTACTCATGTAAAGGCAGTCAGGGCAAGTCAAACCACAGAGAGCCCTCACAAAGACTAAGCACCAAATGACAAAATGTTTGTGGCTTTCATTTTGAGccactttaaattttattttgtttaaacgTGTTTTCCATTAACATTCACATACAAATTCCTTCAGGCAAAAGTTTTAACACAGAACTTTCTTCTTGGAGATCTTGCCAACTGTTACTTAACAATAGTTTTTAAGCAATGAATACTTCAGAACAATCCCAAGCCGATACTTAATTGGTTACAATTGTAAGATgcagagctttttttaaaaaagtttcctgGTCCCCCAAAATTCAGTAGGGCCAAATGCATTAACTGGAAAtagcatttgttaaaaaaaaaaaaagtcttaaaagaagataatgaataaaataactatttagGCTCTTGTACACAATCTTTCTACATTTTCACCCTGTAAGAAATGATTACAATGTCCTTCAGGCTTGCTATATGCCCTAcagaattaaacaaaacaaaacaagaaatttaacatttcaaCAAGCTAGTAACTATTTACTGTAAGCATATAGTGAAATTCTGGAAGACAGACTACCATACTTCAAGAAAACACTATTAACAGGTAAGCTTGTGTTGAAGGCAGTTTATAAATGAAACATTACAAATCTTATGTTTATGCATACaacttataaaatagaaaaaaagctatttttccaATAGTATAGCATCACACTAACACTATATGGTTAAGATCGAAAGCTTCTGTACAAGTCCACTACACCTCCACAGCAGCATTCGCCTCAGACATTTTCCTTTGTTATCCAACATATGCCAACCATGGTTTCACGGATTTGTACCAGTTTAGGCAGGCTAAAATAATCACTCTGCCATATTTATTTAACTATGAGACAAAGTTAACCAATTTCAGGGAACAAAAGGTTTCATAATCAGTAAACATATTAATCTTCCACAAAGGTTGGAAAATGCTTCTAAGGACATGATATAATCCTAACAGGAGGATGAATTATGCCCCTAGATAGAGTGTATGTGGGAATAGTTAGGAGCctggagaaataaagacatatgGGACCTAAATGATCATCAAATCAGTAATAGCTACTAGAAACTCAAATTTTAGTGCAACATCATCCAGTTTGACTTCTCAAAACTGTTCTGCCACTATGTTTGCTGTTAGTGTGAATTAATATTGAAATAGAGAGCAGTCTGAATCACATGGAATTTCGAAAAATTAGAATGATTGTGTATCTAACCTTAGTTTTGTACTCTGAAAATGTTATAAAGCTCAATTATTTTCCTAGCTTCTTAGATCTTCTACCATCTTAAGTAATTCAAATTAAACATGGTTGCCTGCAAATTTTTTACTAGGGGAAGTAAAAGCAAAGTACATTTTGGTTATGTTTTGGTGCTGGTCTCTTTTATGTGCTTTAGCATTGACAGCACTACTCCAGGCATTTATTGTGCTACTTTACATAACTAAACACGAGAAAAACTCATTctctgaaaatctgaaaatttttttttttttttttttttgtggcaggcttatttaaaaatgaaaacaaaaacccacataaGTTCTAAAAATCAGATGGGCATTTTGACAACCTGAACTAGGAACTTAAGTCTGTCAAAGAAACTCAGACATGGAAAGCTGCTTCTGAAAAATATAACGTTTTttcactttggctttttttttttttttttttttttttatcttaaatgatTTGTGGTAAAACGACCTCAAAGAAAACTCCCAAGTCACATTGGGCATTCATGTCAGTGCTTGTAATAGAAGTgtattttctaagcattttaaattttaatgttttcaaggaatttaagttctttttttttaagctctagtCCAAGTCTTCAgctatttagttttttaaaaatatactttgggTCTTCAATAGAGAGGACATAACTGGGCTAAGCTACTTTGATGACCTTACAGGATAGTGAGGTTCACTCATTTCCTGAGCATGGTTGACCCTTAACAGAACTGATTATTTCCTCACTCAGTTATGCAGGATACTGCCAGTCTCTACTACAAAAATCTTGCCAGTCTTTCTAGGCAATTGTTTACCATCCATGTTTAAAAACCTTGTACTACCAGAGGCAAagcacataaaatgaaaataagtaagcATGTTTCTAGTCTATTTATAAAGCCTTATAAATCATATGGGAAAATTAATGTATAGAAAGTAATTTCCTTATTATCTGATCTGTCCGCCAAAAAGTAATTACTGGCTTTCTGTAAAAACAGGAAACTCAATCATAAAATGTCTACCTGTCTAAATTAAAATGCCAATCTTGAAAAGTTTTAacaagacactaaaaaaaaaaaaaaggcaaattcaaGAGGatgtttgaaatgaaatttatGGTTCAAAATTTGTTTATAGTAAGAGACACTAAAATCATGTCACTGCAAAATTCCCCATGGCTTTTTGGCACTGAcattgaaataaagattttagtcTTTCCATCACTTGAAGCTGCTACTAAACACAATTAGCCTTTAGAAGAGTggaaaaaaagactgaggaactgaagGATAAAGTAACTACATCATATGCACACATAGTTTGAAATAAAGTCATTTCTTCAAGGGATCTGAAGATACCAGAACAGTTTCCCACCATCCCTTCCTTTTTGAAGAGATAATTCTAATCAGAAATAATTCCTTTATGTTACTGTGAGTGGTGTTGCCTGGCAGCAGCTTCAATTTCCTAGGCTAGTGTTCAATCCAAGTAATTAAGTAATCTCACAAGGAATAATCATATATGGCAACAGGATAAAAGCAGGGCAGTTCTTCCATGCACAAACATTTCAGGAGAAAAaccattaattttaaagataaccATCAGGTTTCAGGTATCCTAGCACACTCTAAACCCTAAGTTTTGCTTTACACCATTGGTGACTAAAATTAACAGTAAGTTTtgcagtgaggttttttttttttttttttttttttttgcctgcaaCTATATACACATTGCAAAACTATTCTGCATCAcatgattttaaatgaaataaatataaaaatgaaccaCACAATCAACACATAACTTTAATACTCCACATTTATCTTGATCACAATGGTGGTAACCTCCTTGTCAACAATCTTGTGAGTTGAGGAGTTGATTCTCATTTTCATAGCCATCAGGCAGATATGCTCTCCTCAGCTGGTCTGACTTAGGTATGGAGCCTCCATTCTTCACATGGCGAGACAGGAAAGCACGGACTGCTGGGTGATCAGCCTTCTCAAGTGGGATGTTGGCTTCCAGGCACATTTTCACAAAGTCCTGGATAACACTGACTTTCTCTGTTTGCGCAGTACTGTTGCACTGAAGGGATGCAGTTAGGggcctctgcttctttctcacaTTCTGCTCTTCAAACTCTGCCTTCCTCTTGGTATGAGTCTTTGACTTAAGGTGGTCACTAATGGCAGACTTGCGAACATGATTCAGAACCACATTGCAAGAAGTGCAGAATAGTTTTCCTCCATCTTCGTGTAGCTCACCTCCAAACTCAGTGACTCGATCCAGGGGAGTCACATATAAAGCAGTCTTAGAACGGTTTCGAGCAGGTGGTGCTGTCACTACAAATCTTTCCATTCTGATACTGGATAAGGTTCTTTCAAGAGAAATAAGAGATAAGTGTTATAACAACAGTTTGTTTGGAGAGTAATTAACAATAAAAGGTATAAAGATTTCAAGAGTAAAGACTTCGGAAAActtaattcaaattaataaactgTGTGTCCATTAAGTCTTAACTTACCTAAAATACGTATAGGAAGGCAAAACCAGAGCAAGTTACTAGTAACATCTAGGTCCATTCCTTGAATTTGATGAAATTCAAGTAAGTTAAAACTACGAAAAAAGAACTGCAACTAATTCAGATGTCACTATGTTTTAGGAAAACTCAATCTGATATCAACATTTAGGGTATTAATTATATTAGTCTCATCCAATTTAGATGTGTATTGAAGTTTAAAAGACTCTTTTACCTTCACAGTTCTGGGCAACTGATTTTAGGAACACAATTATAGGAAATTATGTTCAAAAACTGCTCAAACAGGTGGGTAAATAAATTGCCCTAATTCTATATGAAGATGGGTATAATGTCCAAAATtgttctgagaagaaaaaaagcaaaaactgaaaaagaacacAGACCAACTGCAATTAACAGCAGCAACA includes these proteins:
- the CGGBP1 gene encoding CGG triplet repeat-binding protein 1 codes for the protein MERFVVTAPPARNRSKTALYVTPLDRVTEFGGELHEDGGKLFCTSCNVVLNHVRKSAISDHLKSKTHTKRKAEFEEQNVRKKQRPLTASLQCNSTAQTEKVSVIQDFVKMCLEANIPLEKADHPAVRAFLSRHVKNGGSIPKSDQLRRAYLPDGYENENQLLNSQDC